Proteins from a genomic interval of Pectinophora gossypiella chromosome 4, ilPecGoss1.1, whole genome shotgun sequence:
- the LOC126366530 gene encoding thymidylate synthase, translated as MNINGIHDTHGEYQYLNLVKQIIDQGDKRVDRTQVGTLSIFGAIQRYSLRNNTLPLLTTKRVFTRGVIEELLWMISGSTDSKVLAAKGVHIWDANGSRRFLDNLGFTKREEGDLGPVYGFQWRHSGAKYVDCKTNYAGQGIDQLQNVIDLIKKNPADRRMLMCAWNPSDLNQMALPPCHCLAQFHVASGRLSCLLYQRSADMGLGVPFNIASYSLLTHMIAHITGLEAGEFVHTTGDTHVYLNHIEPLKKQLEREPKPFPTLEFARKIESIDDFKFEDFIIKGYNPHPKIDMEMAV; from the exons ATGAATATCAATGGCATTCATGATACTCACGGCGAATATCAGTATTTAAACCTTGTGAAACAAATCATCGACCAAG GCGATAAAAGAGTAGACAGAACACAAGTTGGTACCCTATCTATATTCGGAGCTATACAAAGGTATTCCTTAAGGAACAACACACTGCCCTTACTTACGACAAAGAGAGTCTTCACCAGAGGTGTTATTGAGGAGCTGTTGTGGATGATATCTGGTTCGACTGATTCCAAAGTTTTGGCTGCTAAAGGAGTACATATTTGGGACGCGAATGGCTCTCGACGTTTCCTTGATAATTTGGGTTTCACCAAGAGGGAAGAAG GTGATCTTGGACCAGTCTATGGCTTCCAATGGAGGCACAGTGGAGCAAAGTATGTGGATTGTAAAACTAATTATGCTGGTCAAGGCATTGATCAACTCCAGAATGTTATTGATTTAATAAA AAAAAACCCAGCCGATAGAAGGATGCTGATGTGTGCGTGGAATCCATCAGACCTTAACCAAATGGCTCTACCGCCTTGTCACTGCCTAGCTCAGTTCCATGTGGCAAGTGGTAGGCTATCCTGCTTATTGTACCAGAGAAGTGCAGACATGGGTTTAGGTGTGCCTTTCAATATTGCCAGCTATTCCTTGCTCACTCATATGATTGCCCACATTACAGGCCTTGAG gCTGGTGAATTTGTTCACACTACTGGTGACACCCATGTGTACTTAAATCATATAGAACCACTTAAAAAACAACTCGAAAGAGAACCAAAACCATTCCCCACTTTAGAGTTTGCACGTAAAATTGAGTCCATTGATGATTTCAAATTTGaagattttataattaaaggataTAATCCTCACCCTAAAATTGACATGGAAATGGCTGTGTAA
- the LOC126366538 gene encoding protein ILRUN translates to MDVDGSSISGEIDQNLLLQFSCMNTTDREELISQMQRLLGPSLNYNTASFFLDMSNWNLQAAICCYLDYTLPPKLPSMSLKAAQAQETAVGPGACFEQNWSIANTGAEAWPGSCRLIQAGGEPLGATPMYMPPLPAGHSTTITLKLVAPTTPGTHRGYFHLVTEKGEQIGDTLWVEVTVESEMTMALVEQLAALPVPSSRLDESIPQMPSQDDQMC, encoded by the exons ATGGACGTCGACGGTTCCTCTATCTCTGGTGAGATTGACCAGAACTTGCTGTTGCAGTTTAGTTGTATGAACACTACTGATAGAGAGGAACTTATAAGCCAAATGCAAAGACTTTTAGGCCCTAGTTTGAACTATAATACAGCAAGTTTTTTCTTGGATATGAGTAATTG GAATTTGCAGGCTGCAATATGTTGTTATTTAGATTATACACTACCCCCAAAACTTCCATCTATGTCTTTGAAGGCAGCTCAAGCACAGGAGACTGCTGTGGGACCAGGCGCTTG TTTTGAACAGAACTGGAGTATTGCTAACACTGGAGCAGAGGCTTGGCCTGGCAGTTGTAGACTGATTCAGGCAGGTGGTGAACCCCTAGGTGCTACTCCGATGTACATGCCTCCCCTCCCCGCTGGACATTCCACCACCATCACCTTAAAATTAGTAGCACCAACAACACCAGGAACTCACAGAGGCTATTTCCATTTAGTTACAGAAAAAGGTGAACAAATTGGgg ATACCTTGTGGGTTGAAGTAACAGTGGAATCAGAGATGACAATGGCCTTGGTAGAGCAGCTTGCAGCATTGCCTGTCCCTAGCAGTAGGTTGGACGAGTCCATTCCACAG ATGCCGTCACAAGACGACCAGATGTGTTGA